A DNA window from Pseudoalteromonas spongiae UST010723-006 contains the following coding sequences:
- the gndA gene encoding NADP-dependent phosphogluconate dehydrogenase, translating into MQVALVGLGVMGKNLALNLIEKGLNLVAYDKNPDAGEDLLSLAKKEGFAERLHIVSDLSDMVRRLETPRSILLLVPAGELVDKVCSELIEAGVDINDIIVDCGNSNYKDGIARKLKYQNKFEFATMGISGGAEGARHGPAMMASGSEGGWERIIPFFEKVAASHNGESCFARVGQSASGHFVKMVHNGIEYALMQLIAEVYHLLRLGCGKSNDEIAALFDTWSEGELNSYLLSISSHILKLNSSDNTPIVDLIDNKVGAKGTGLWTAQNALELGIAVPSLVAAVQARHLTNTQDTHAALEMTYAAKQPAKVDIDLEDLRKAFHLASLLCYRQGLALIKGASRSHQWKVDLAKTLQTWRAGCIIRADYLDQIAEGNGFIDGLNDEVIALRNIAADAVRSGLAFPVLAATQTYYATLTTPSNGHLVQAQRDYFGEHGIKTHEGETCHLTDLTHIDAKVR; encoded by the coding sequence ATGCAAGTCGCATTAGTTGGCTTAGGCGTTATGGGTAAGAACCTTGCCTTAAATTTAATTGAGAAAGGTTTAAATCTCGTCGCTTATGACAAAAACCCAGATGCAGGCGAAGATTTACTGAGCTTAGCGAAAAAAGAAGGGTTTGCCGAACGACTGCATATTGTAAGCGACTTATCCGATATGGTTCGTCGTCTTGAAACACCGCGTTCAATTTTACTTTTAGTACCAGCAGGCGAGTTGGTAGACAAAGTGTGTTCAGAATTAATCGAAGCGGGCGTTGATATTAACGATATTATTGTCGATTGCGGTAACAGTAATTATAAAGACGGTATTGCCCGTAAACTGAAATATCAAAATAAGTTTGAATTTGCCACTATGGGTATTTCGGGTGGTGCTGAAGGAGCGCGTCATGGTCCGGCTATGATGGCATCTGGCTCTGAAGGCGGTTGGGAACGCATTATTCCTTTCTTTGAAAAAGTAGCGGCAAGCCATAATGGCGAATCGTGCTTTGCTCGTGTTGGTCAATCGGCATCAGGTCATTTTGTAAAAATGGTTCACAACGGCATTGAATATGCGTTAATGCAGTTAATTGCTGAGGTATATCATTTACTGCGTTTAGGCTGCGGTAAATCAAATGATGAAATTGCAGCGCTTTTTGATACTTGGTCTGAAGGTGAACTAAACAGTTACCTACTGTCAATTTCAAGCCATATATTAAAGCTTAATTCGAGCGATAACACACCGATTGTTGATTTAATCGATAATAAAGTTGGTGCAAAAGGCACAGGCCTTTGGACTGCGCAAAATGCCCTTGAATTAGGTATTGCGGTACCGTCGTTAGTCGCAGCGGTTCAAGCTCGTCACTTAACCAATACGCAAGATACCCACGCAGCGTTAGAAATGACTTACGCAGCAAAGCAACCTGCGAAAGTAGACATTGATCTAGAAGATTTACGTAAAGCATTCCATTTAGCGAGCCTTTTATGTTACCGCCAAGGTTTAGCCTTGATTAAAGGTGCATCACGCTCACATCAGTGGAAGGTGGATTTAGCTAAAACGTTACAAACATGGCGTGCAGGCTGTATTATTCGTGCAGATTACTTAGATCAAATCGCAGAAGGTAACGGCTTTATTGATGGTTTAAATGATGAAGTGATCGCACTTCGCAACATTGCCGCTGACGCAGTAAGATCAGGCCTTGCGTTCCCAGTACTCGCAGCTACGCAAACTTACTATGCAACGCTTACAACACCAAGCAATGGTCATTTAGTACAAGCACAACGCGATTACTTTGGTGAGCATGGTATTAAAACGCATGAAGGCGAAACTTGTCATTTAACTGACTTAACTCACATAGATGCAAAAGTACGATAA